Proteins encoded together in one Pseudomonas arsenicoxydans window:
- a CDS encoding acyloxyacyl hydrolase, translating into MKRLFCLAAIAAALMGQSFTAQAAGVEFGVGQTGNSTMTYRLGMQFDWDKSWLQSDVGRLTGYWSGAYTYWEADKTSNNNSLSFSPVFVYEFAGQTVKPYVEAGIGVAFFSHTKLDDSRMGESFQFEDRIGFGLRFAGGHEVGIRATHYSNAGLNSWNDGVESYALHYTMPL; encoded by the coding sequence GTGAAGCGACTATTCTGCTTGGCTGCGATTGCGGCCGCACTGATGGGGCAAAGCTTTACCGCACAGGCGGCAGGCGTGGAGTTCGGGGTCGGCCAGACCGGTAATTCAACCATGACCTATCGGCTGGGCATGCAGTTCGACTGGGACAAGAGTTGGTTGCAAAGTGACGTTGGTCGTCTGACCGGTTACTGGAGTGGTGCCTACACCTATTGGGAAGCCGACAAGACCTCCAACAACAACAGCCTGTCCTTCTCTCCGGTGTTCGTTTACGAGTTTGCCGGCCAGACCGTCAAACCTTATGTCGAGGCGGGGATTGGTGTCGCATTTTTCTCTCATACCAAACTTGATGACAGCAGAATGGGCGAGTCTTTCCAGTTTGAAGACCGGATAGGGTTTGGCTTGCGCTTCGCGGGCGGACATGAAGTCGGGATTCGTGCGACGCACTATTCCAACGCCGGGCTTAATAGCTGGAACGACGGTGTAGAGAGTTACGCGTTGCACTACACGATGCCGTTGTAA
- a CDS encoding NAD(P)/FAD-dependent oxidoreductase, with translation MNIAIIGSGISGLTSAYLLNRSHEITLFEASDRLGGHTHTEGVSVDGQRHAVDMGFIVFNDWTYPNFIRLLGQIGVGFKPTQMSFSVTDPDSGLEYNGNTLNSLFAQRRNLLSPGFWGMLRDILRFNKQASRDLDEGRIAVDITLDQYLKANGYGERFILHYIVPMGAAIWSMSMADMLGFPLQFFIRFFKNHGLLSVNNRPQWQVIEGGSSAYIKPLTASFKENIRLNCPVTRVERDEEGVVIHSAAGSERFDKVVFACHSDQALKLLAKPSDAESSILGALPYADNEVVLHTDTRLLPVRKLAWASWNYRLGGPGHTRAAVTYDMNILQGIQSETTFCVSLNQSAGISPGNVLAKTNFAHPQYSLAAVAAQNRWEELDGAQHTWYCGAYWASGFHEDGVVSALRVARAFGEVL, from the coding sequence ATGAACATCGCTATTATCGGCAGTGGCATCTCGGGCCTGACCAGCGCCTACCTGCTCAATCGCAGTCACGAGATCACTCTGTTCGAAGCCAGTGACCGGCTCGGCGGGCACACTCACACCGAGGGCGTGAGCGTCGATGGCCAGCGTCACGCCGTGGACATGGGTTTCATCGTCTTCAACGACTGGACCTATCCGAATTTCATTCGCCTGCTGGGTCAGATCGGCGTGGGGTTCAAGCCGACGCAAATGAGCTTTTCGGTAACGGACCCGGACTCCGGCCTGGAGTACAACGGCAATACCCTCAACAGCCTGTTCGCCCAACGTCGAAATCTGTTGTCACCAGGATTCTGGGGAATGCTGCGCGACATCCTGCGTTTCAACAAACAAGCCAGCCGCGACCTGGATGAAGGCCGCATCGCTGTCGACATCACGCTGGACCAATACCTGAAAGCCAACGGCTACGGCGAGCGATTCATCCTGCATTACATCGTGCCGATGGGGGCCGCGATCTGGTCGATGTCCATGGCCGATATGCTGGGATTCCCGCTGCAATTCTTTATCCGATTCTTCAAAAACCACGGCCTGCTGTCCGTCAACAATCGCCCGCAATGGCAGGTGATTGAAGGTGGCTCAAGTGCCTACATCAAGCCATTGACGGCGAGCTTTAAAGAGAACATCCGCCTCAACTGCCCAGTGACCCGGGTCGAACGCGACGAAGAAGGTGTCGTAATCCACAGCGCCGCCGGCAGCGAGCGATTCGACAAAGTGGTGTTTGCGTGCCACAGCGATCAAGCCCTGAAATTGCTGGCAAAGCCCAGCGATGCTGAAAGCTCCATCCTCGGTGCCCTGCCCTACGCCGACAACGAAGTGGTGTTGCATACCGACACACGCCTGCTGCCCGTGCGAAAACTGGCCTGGGCCAGCTGGAATTACCGACTCGGCGGTCCCGGCCACACTCGGGCTGCGGTCACCTATGACATGAACATTTTGCAAGGCATCCAGAGCGAGACCACGTTCTGCGTCAGCCTCAATCAGAGCGCCGGCATCAGCCCGGGCAACGTGCTCGCCAAAACCAATTTCGCCCATCCGCAATACAGCCTGGCTGCCGTCGCCGCGCAAAACCGTTGGGAAGAACTGGATGGCGCGCAACACACTTGGTATTGCGGTGCCTATTGGGCCAGCGGCTTTCACGAAGACGGCGTGGTCAGCGCCTTGCGCGTGGCGCGCGCGTTTGGAGAGGTGTTGTGA
- a CDS encoding SDR family NAD(P)-dependent oxidoreductase: MSLVPPRRYWLTGASSGIGASLAEEILKTGAHLAVSSRNTAVLKVLSLRYPGQVLVVPGDLTNSQEVREIGEQIARQWGSLDTVILNAGTCEYVDVQQFDASIVEHVVRTNLLASAYCIEAALPLLRKGTAAHLVGMASSVTYLPLPRAEAYGASKAGLRYLFESLRIDLAPEGIDVTVVSPGFVETPLTAKNDFPMPLSWPVAKAARHIFAKLKHHPLEIAFPGLFMAVLWPLSKMPNRVKLAIGKRMVRSPPPIQDVP; the protein is encoded by the coding sequence ATGAGTCTTGTACCTCCACGGCGGTACTGGCTGACCGGAGCCAGCAGTGGCATCGGCGCCTCGCTGGCCGAAGAAATACTGAAGACCGGTGCTCATCTGGCCGTGAGTTCGCGCAATACAGCGGTATTGAAAGTCCTGTCCCTGCGCTATCCCGGGCAAGTGCTGGTGGTGCCGGGAGACCTGACCAACAGCCAGGAAGTGCGTGAGATCGGTGAGCAAATTGCCCGGCAATGGGGCTCTCTGGACACGGTTATTCTCAACGCCGGCACCTGCGAATACGTCGACGTTCAGCAGTTCGATGCGTCGATCGTCGAGCACGTGGTGCGCACCAACCTGCTGGCGAGCGCCTATTGCATCGAGGCCGCGTTGCCGCTGCTACGCAAGGGCACGGCGGCGCATCTCGTCGGCATGGCCAGTTCGGTGACGTACCTGCCGCTTCCGCGGGCCGAAGCCTATGGCGCATCGAAGGCCGGGTTACGTTACCTGTTCGAATCCCTGCGCATTGATCTTGCGCCGGAAGGCATCGATGTCACGGTGGTCAGCCCGGGGTTTGTCGAAACGCCGCTGACCGCGAAAAACGACTTCCCGATGCCGCTCAGTTGGCCGGTCGCCAAAGCCGCCCGGCACATCTTCGCCAAACTCAAACACCACCCACTGGAAATCGCCTTTCCGGGACTGTTCATGGCGGTTCTCTGGCCTCTGTCGAAAATGCCCAACCGAGTCAAATTGGCAATCGGCAAGCGTATGGTCCGCAGCCCTCCACCGATCCAGGATGTGCCATGA
- a CDS encoding DUF2878 domain-containing protein has protein sequence MLERLANALLFQLGWFACVLGGDSLWLLLALTALVIHLLWISRWADEGRLILSIVLLGTTVDSTLRWLGVFEFNEVAPLIPLWLMLLWALLATTLRHCLQWSANPWWLASLLGAVGGPLSYYAGGQLAGVQFPYGQAPTLLGIAVLWAGLFPTLHFMARRLASDTRS, from the coding sequence ATGCTTGAACGCCTCGCCAATGCCCTGTTGTTTCAGCTTGGCTGGTTTGCCTGCGTGCTCGGTGGCGACAGTTTGTGGTTGTTGTTGGCCCTGACGGCGCTGGTGATTCATTTGCTGTGGATAAGTCGCTGGGCGGATGAAGGCCGTTTGATCCTCAGCATTGTGTTGCTGGGCACCACCGTCGACAGTACGTTGCGCTGGCTGGGCGTGTTCGAGTTCAACGAAGTCGCGCCCTTGATTCCGCTTTGGCTGATGCTGTTATGGGCGTTACTGGCAACCACATTGCGTCATTGCCTGCAATGGAGCGCAAACCCATGGTGGCTCGCCAGCTTGCTGGGCGCCGTGGGTGGGCCGTTGTCTTATTACGCTGGCGGACAACTGGCTGGCGTGCAGTTTCCCTACGGTCAGGCGCCAACGTTGCTGGGCATTGCAGTGCTCTGGGCAGGGCTGTTTCCCACGTTGCATTTCATGGCCCGGCGGCTGGCGTCAGACACACGCAGCTAG
- the murI gene encoding glutamate racemase: MREAPIGVFDSGVGGLSVLAEIQRLLPNESLLYVADCGNIPYGEKTPAFIQQRCSVMAEFFQRQGAKALVLACNTATVAGVADLRRDYPQWPIVGMEPAVKPAAAATRSGVVGVLATTGTLQSAKFAALLDRFATDVRVITQPCPGLVELIENGDLHSEALRQLLASYVGPLLGAGCDTIILGCTHYPFLKPLLKQMIPEDISLIDTGAAVARQLQRLLAERELLAEGPARAAQFWTSSDPEHFRNILPILWNSSGVVRSFEQ; this comes from the coding sequence ATGCGTGAAGCGCCTATCGGCGTGTTCGACTCCGGCGTCGGCGGGCTCTCGGTGCTGGCCGAGATCCAGCGCCTGCTGCCCAACGAGTCTTTGCTGTATGTCGCCGACTGCGGGAATATTCCCTACGGCGAGAAAACCCCCGCATTCATCCAGCAACGCTGCAGCGTCATGGCCGAATTTTTTCAGCGCCAAGGCGCGAAGGCCTTGGTGCTGGCCTGCAACACGGCGACGGTCGCCGGGGTTGCGGACTTGCGGCGCGATTATCCGCAATGGCCCATCGTCGGCATGGAGCCCGCTGTCAAACCGGCCGCTGCCGCGACCCGTAGCGGAGTGGTCGGCGTGCTCGCCACAACCGGCACGTTGCAGAGTGCCAAATTCGCCGCTTTGCTCGACCGTTTCGCCACGGATGTGCGGGTCATTACCCAACCATGCCCGGGCTTGGTAGAGCTGATTGAAAACGGCGATCTGCACAGCGAGGCATTGCGCCAGTTGCTGGCCAGTTATGTCGGACCGCTGCTCGGTGCCGGCTGCGACACAATTATTCTCGGTTGCACGCATTACCCCTTCCTAAAGCCGTTGCTAAAGCAGATGATCCCAGAAGACATCAGCCTGATCGACACCGGCGCCGCTGTAGCGCGGCAACTTCAGCGCCTGTTGGCCGAGCGTGAATTGCTCGCCGAAGGACCTGCTCGCGCTGCACAGTTCTGGACGAGTTCCGATCCGGAACATTTCAGAAATATATTGCCGATCCTGTGGAATTCGTCTGGTGTTGTGCGAAGCTTTGAGCAATAA
- a CDS encoding YkgJ family cysteine cluster protein: protein MKTIPHTQITESAVTCSTCAACCCQLEVMLITDTGVPERFIDTDDWGGEVMLRLDDGWCAALDRNSMMCTIYEKRPLICREFEMGAPECIEERQGITTAYR, encoded by the coding sequence ATGAAAACCATTCCCCACACGCAAATCACCGAGTCGGCCGTCACGTGCTCGACCTGCGCGGCATGCTGCTGCCAGCTCGAAGTGATGCTGATCACGGACACGGGCGTGCCCGAACGTTTTATCGATACCGATGATTGGGGTGGGGAAGTCATGCTGCGGCTGGATGACGGCTGGTGTGCTGCGCTGGATCGCAACAGCATGATGTGCACCATCTACGAAAAACGCCCGCTGATCTGCCGGGAATTCGAGATGGGCGCGCCGGAGTGCATCGAAGAACGCCAAGGGATCACCACGGCGTATCGGTAA
- a CDS encoding nuclear transport factor 2 family protein: protein MSDFLRRFAQHFVLLNKDNLQRLGELYTDDIRFTDPLHEVQGLGQLSHYFGELYANVSELRFDFHGFDQIGDGEGYLRWVMSYRHPRLAGGRLIRVDGCSHLRWRDKVYSQRDYFDAGALLYEHLPVLGRAIAWLKRRMG, encoded by the coding sequence ATGAGTGATTTCCTGCGGCGTTTTGCCCAGCACTTCGTGCTGTTGAACAAAGACAATTTGCAGCGCCTGGGTGAGCTTTACACCGACGACATACGCTTCACCGATCCCCTGCACGAAGTGCAAGGCCTCGGACAATTGAGCCACTACTTCGGCGAGCTCTACGCCAACGTCAGTGAACTTCGTTTCGACTTTCACGGCTTTGACCAGATCGGCGATGGCGAGGGTTACTTGCGCTGGGTCATGAGCTACCGTCATCCACGCCTGGCGGGCGGCCGGCTGATTCGAGTCGACGGGTGCTCGCACCTGCGCTGGCGCGACAAGGTTTATAGCCAACGGGATTACTTCGATGCCGGGGCACTGCTTTACGAACATTTACCCGTATTGGGTCGGGCGATTGCCTGGCTGAAAAGGAGAATGGGATGA
- the prmC gene encoding peptide chain release factor N(5)-glutamine methyltransferase, which yields MTIIASLLRAAVLPDSPTARLDAELLLAAALGKSRSFLHTWPERIVPSEAALKFAEFLQRRRGGEPVAYILGQQGFWKLDLEVAPHTLIPRPDTELLVEAALELLPATPAKVLDLGTGSGAIALALASERPAWRVTAVDRVLEAVALAERNRQRLHLNNATVLSSHWFSALQGQRFQLIISNPPYIASADPHLVEGDVRFEPASALVAGVDGLDDLRLIVAQAPDHLEAGGWLMLEHGYDQATAVRDLLLSRGFEEVHSRTDLGGHERISLGRLPC from the coding sequence ATGACGATCATTGCCAGTTTGTTGCGCGCCGCCGTTTTGCCCGACTCGCCCACAGCGCGCCTGGATGCCGAGTTGTTGCTGGCGGCGGCGTTGGGCAAGTCCCGCAGTTTTTTGCATACCTGGCCCGAGCGCATTGTCCCAAGCGAGGCGGCGCTGAAGTTTGCCGAGTTCCTGCAACGTCGCCGTGGCGGTGAGCCAGTGGCGTACATTCTCGGTCAGCAAGGTTTCTGGAAGCTTGATCTGGAAGTCGCACCGCACACACTGATCCCGCGCCCGGACACTGAATTGCTGGTGGAAGCCGCGCTGGAACTGTTGCCCGCCACACCCGCCAAGGTCCTCGACCTCGGCACCGGCAGCGGGGCCATTGCCTTGGCCCTGGCCAGCGAACGTCCGGCGTGGCGAGTCACCGCGGTGGATCGCGTGCTCGAAGCCGTGGCCCTTGCCGAACGCAATCGTCAGCGCCTGCACCTGAACAACGCCACCGTCCTGAGCAGCCATTGGTTCAGTGCGCTGCAAGGTCAGCGCTTTCAACTGATCATCAGCAACCCGCCTTACATCGCCTCGGCCGATCCACATCTGGTTGAAGGTGACGTGCGCTTTGAGCCGGCCAGTGCCTTGGTCGCAGGCGTCGATGGGCTGGATGACCTGCGGCTGATCGTCGCCCAGGCGCCGGATCATCTTGAGGCGGGTGGCTGGCTGATGCTCGAACACGGTTACGATCAAGCCACGGCCGTGCGTGATTTGCTGCTGAGTCGTGGTTTTGAAGAAGTCCACAGCCGCACCGATCTGGGCGGTCACGAACGTATCAGCCTGGGGCGCCTGCCGTGCTGA
- the prfA gene encoding peptide chain release factor 1, with protein sequence MKASLLNKLDILQDRFEELTALLGDGEVISDQNTFRMYSKEYAEVEPIVETYKQLLKVQGDLEGAQALLKDSDPDMREMAVEEVREAKEQLVELEASLQRMLLPKDPNDGRNVFLEIRAGTGGDEAAIFSGDLFRMYSRYAERRGWRVEILSENIGEHGGYKEVIARVEGENVYGKLKFESGAHRVQRVPATESQGRIHTSACTVAVLPEPDEQEAIEINPADLRVDTYRSSGAGGQHVNKTDSAIRITHLPSGIVVECQEERSQHKNRARAMSWLSAKLNDQQTSAAANAIASERKLLVGSGDRSERIRTYNFAQGRVTDHRVNLTLYSLDEILAGGVDAVIEPLLAEFQADQLAAIGE encoded by the coding sequence ATGAAAGCGTCACTGCTCAATAAGCTGGACATCCTCCAGGACCGTTTCGAGGAATTGACCGCCTTGCTTGGCGACGGCGAAGTCATTTCCGATCAGAACACATTCCGCATGTATTCCAAGGAATACGCGGAAGTCGAGCCGATTGTCGAAACCTATAAACAGTTGCTCAAGGTGCAAGGCGACCTCGAAGGCGCCCAGGCACTGCTCAAGGACAGCGACCCGGACATGCGCGAAATGGCCGTGGAAGAGGTTCGCGAAGCCAAGGAGCAACTGGTTGAACTTGAAGCCAGCCTGCAACGCATGCTGCTACCCAAGGACCCGAACGACGGCCGTAACGTGTTCCTTGAAATCCGCGCCGGCACCGGCGGTGATGAAGCGGCGATTTTCTCCGGCGACCTGTTCCGCATGTATTCGCGTTACGCCGAGCGTCGCGGCTGGCGGGTGGAGATCCTCTCGGAGAACATCGGCGAGCACGGCGGCTATAAAGAAGTCATCGCCCGGGTTGAAGGCGAGAACGTTTACGGCAAGCTGAAATTCGAATCCGGCGCGCACCGCGTACAACGGGTTCCGGCCACCGAATCCCAAGGGCGCATCCACACCTCGGCCTGCACCGTGGCCGTGTTGCCTGAGCCTGACGAGCAGGAAGCGATCGAGATCAACCCGGCGGATTTGCGTGTCGATACTTACCGCTCTTCCGGTGCCGGCGGCCAGCACGTCAACAAGACCGACTCGGCGATCCGCATCACGCACTTGCCGTCCGGTATCGTCGTGGAGTGCCAGGAAGAACGTTCCCAGCACAAAAACCGCGCCCGGGCGATGTCCTGGCTGTCGGCCAAACTCAATGACCAGCAGACCAGCGCAGCGGCCAATGCCATCGCTAGCGAGCGCAAGTTGCTGGTCGGCTCAGGCGATCGCTCCGAGCGGATTCGCACGTATAACTTTGCCCAGGGCCGGGTCACCGACCACCGGGTCAACCTGACGCTGTATTCCCTCGACGAAATCCTTGCCGGTGGCGTCGATGCGGTGATCGAGCCGTTGCTGGCCGAGTTCCAGGCCGACCAACTGGCGGCGATAGGTGAGTAA
- a CDS encoding molybdopterin-synthase adenylyltransferase MoeB — protein MLNDQELLRYSRQILLQHVDIDGQLRLKESRVLIVGLGGLGSPVALYLAAAGVGELHLADFDSVDLTNLQRQIIHDTDSVGLSKVDSAIHRLAAINPEIQLIAHRTALDEDTLAAAVAAVDLVLDCSDNFSTREAVNAECVAARKPLVSGAAIRLEGQLSVFDPRRPESPCYHCLYGHGSEAELTCSEAGVIGPLVGLVGSLQALEAMKLLVGFGEPLVGRLLLIDALGSRFRELRVKRDPGCSVCGSTHA, from the coding sequence GTGCTGAATGATCAGGAATTGTTGCGCTACAGTCGGCAGATTCTGTTGCAACACGTCGACATCGACGGTCAGTTGCGGCTCAAGGAAAGCCGCGTATTGATCGTCGGTCTCGGCGGGCTTGGCTCGCCGGTTGCGCTGTACCTGGCTGCGGCCGGCGTCGGCGAGCTGCATCTGGCGGACTTCGACAGCGTCGATCTGACCAACCTGCAACGTCAGATCATTCACGACACCGACAGCGTGGGCCTGAGCAAGGTCGACTCGGCGATTCACCGACTGGCTGCGATCAATCCCGAGATTCAGTTGATCGCCCATCGCACCGCGCTGGACGAAGACACTTTGGCCGCCGCCGTAGCCGCCGTGGATCTGGTGCTCGACTGCTCCGACAATTTCTCCACCCGTGAAGCGGTCAACGCTGAGTGTGTGGCTGCGCGCAAACCGCTGGTCAGTGGCGCGGCGATTCGGCTCGAAGGGCAATTGTCGGTGTTCGACCCGCGTCGCCCGGAAAGTCCGTGCTACCACTGTTTATACGGGCACGGCAGCGAAGCCGAATTGACGTGCAGCGAAGCCGGGGTCATCGGACCGTTGGTGGGGCTGGTGGGCAGCCTTCAGGCGCTGGAGGCGATGAAGCTGCTGGTCGGTTTCGGCGAACCGCTGGTGGGTCGCCTGTTGTTGATCGATGCCTTGGGCTCACGCTTTCGTGAGCTGCGGGTCAAACGTGATCCGGGTTGCAGCGTCTGTGGTTCGACACATGCGTGA
- a CDS encoding DUF1365 domain-containing protein, whose protein sequence is MNSALYSGWIAHRRFVPKPHAFRYRIGLLYLDLSEQDAVLGLSPLSGRSRFAAFSFRESDYLKTYTGSGTPLIDAVRTLVSQAIGHTPQGSICLLTQPRSWGLSFNPVSFFYCHEADGQLAAILCEVTNTPWRERYHYVLPAKTPEDIGDFHQHFAVAKAFHVSPFLPPDLEYRMSFSPAAQKLGVHMADWQGELKVFDATLNLKRETLDRSSLHRYLRRFPWMTAKTCLAIYWQALRLLLKRMPIFAHQAADGSFKTALIPPKDRRHEML, encoded by the coding sequence GTGAACAGCGCCCTCTATAGCGGCTGGATTGCCCATCGGCGATTTGTCCCCAAGCCCCACGCATTCCGTTACCGGATCGGCCTGCTGTACCTGGACCTCAGCGAGCAAGACGCCGTGCTCGGCCTGTCACCGCTCTCGGGGCGCAGTCGTTTCGCAGCGTTTTCGTTTCGCGAGAGCGATTACCTGAAAACCTATACCGGCAGCGGCACACCTCTTATTGATGCGGTGCGAACCCTTGTCAGCCAAGCCATTGGCCACACGCCACAAGGCTCGATCTGTCTGCTGACCCAGCCTCGCAGTTGGGGCCTGTCGTTCAACCCGGTGAGTTTTTTCTACTGCCATGAAGCAGACGGGCAGCTGGCGGCCATTCTCTGTGAAGTCACCAACACCCCGTGGCGCGAGCGTTATCACTATGTCCTGCCAGCCAAAACCCCGGAGGACATTGGCGATTTCCATCAGCATTTCGCCGTTGCGAAGGCATTTCACGTCTCGCCGTTCTTGCCACCGGATCTGGAATACCGAATGAGCTTCAGCCCTGCGGCGCAAAAGCTTGGCGTGCACATGGCGGACTGGCAGGGCGAACTGAAAGTGTTCGACGCCACGCTCAACCTCAAACGCGAAACGCTGGATCGCTCCAGCCTGCACCGTTACTTGCGACGTTTTCCGTGGATGACAGCGAAAACCTGTCTGGCGATCTACTGGCAAGCCCTGCGCCTGCTGCTCAAGCGCATGCCGATCTTTGCTCATCAGGCTGCCGATGGCAGCTTTAAAACCGCCCTGATTCCGCCCAAGGATCGCCGTCATGAAATGCTCTAG
- a CDS encoding SAM-dependent methyltransferase, producing the protein MKCSSASAKFNLLSTHGLTGSLLRRGVLRQLAQLQHGQLVVIEDGERQVFGNVGSHLLGEIHILDAAAWGLVASNGSIGAGEAFIHGYWTSPDLTAVVRVFVSNLEVLDALEGGLAKLGRPFVQGLHWLNRNTRKGSQKNIEAHYDLGNDLFEQFLDPTMMYSAAQFLTDEDSLEQAQLNKLERICRKLALKPSDHLLEIGTGWGSMALYAAQNYGCKVTTTTLSKEQYAFTAQRIEALGLQDQVTLLLKDYRDLTGQYDKLVSIEMIEAVGHRFLPVYFKQCAHLLKSNGLMLLQAITIREQRYEQAKGSVDFIQRYIFPGGALPCVQKMLEVISRDTDMNLLHMEDFGLHYARTLRLWHENFRRAHGRLSELGYDEAFLRLWEFYLCYCEGGFLERTIGTAQLLLAKPAAMPAPLLGRFDA; encoded by the coding sequence ATGAAATGCTCTAGTGCCTCGGCCAAATTCAATCTGCTCAGCACCCACGGCCTGACCGGATCGTTACTGCGCCGTGGTGTGTTGCGGCAACTGGCGCAGCTGCAACACGGGCAACTGGTGGTCATCGAAGACGGCGAAAGGCAGGTCTTCGGTAACGTGGGCAGTCATTTGCTGGGGGAAATCCATATTCTCGACGCGGCTGCGTGGGGACTGGTGGCCAGTAACGGATCGATCGGCGCCGGCGAAGCGTTCATCCACGGCTACTGGACTTCGCCGGACCTGACCGCCGTGGTGCGTGTTTTTGTCAGCAACCTTGAGGTCCTCGATGCGCTGGAAGGTGGCCTGGCAAAACTTGGCCGGCCTTTCGTCCAGGGCCTGCACTGGCTCAATCGCAACACCCGCAAGGGCTCGCAGAAAAACATCGAGGCGCACTACGACCTGGGCAATGACCTGTTTGAACAGTTTCTCGACCCGACGATGATGTATTCCGCCGCGCAATTCCTGACAGACGAAGACAGTCTGGAACAGGCCCAACTGAACAAACTGGAACGAATCTGCCGCAAACTCGCGCTGAAACCGAGTGATCACTTGCTGGAAATCGGCACCGGATGGGGCAGCATGGCGCTCTATGCCGCGCAGAATTACGGCTGCAAGGTCACCACCACTACCCTTTCAAAAGAGCAGTACGCGTTTACCGCACAACGAATCGAAGCCCTCGGCTTGCAGGACCAGGTCACGCTGCTGCTCAAGGATTACCGCGACCTCACCGGGCAGTACGACAAACTGGTGTCGATCGAAATGATCGAAGCGGTAGGTCATCGCTTCTTGCCGGTGTATTTCAAGCAATGCGCCCATCTGCTCAAAAGTAACGGCTTGATGCTGCTGCAGGCGATCACTATCCGCGAACAACGGTACGAGCAGGCCAAGGGCAGCGTCGATTTCATTCAGCGTTACATCTTTCCTGGCGGCGCCCTGCCCTGTGTGCAGAAGATGCTGGAAGTCATCAGTCGTGACACCGACATGAACCTGCTGCACATGGAAGATTTCGGCCTGCACTACGCACGAACCCTGCGCCTGTGGCACGAGAATTTTCGCCGCGCCCACGGTCGCTTGAGCGAATTGGGCTACGACGAGGCGTTCCTGCGACTGTGGGAATTTTACCTGTGCTACTGCGAAGGTGGATTTCTGGAGCGCACCATCGGCACCGCGCAATTGTTGTTGGCCAAACCGGCGGCGATGCCGGCGCCACTGCTGGGCCGTTTTGATGCTTGA